A genome region from Oenanthe melanoleuca isolate GR-GAL-2019-014 chromosome 2, OMel1.0, whole genome shotgun sequence includes the following:
- the LOC130249775 gene encoding feather beta keratin-like, with translation MPQGHGTRLSHPSKTSIKASPEPLSLTHFSSHLLLLLLLTAGTLHTTPMACNSLCRPCGPTPLANSCNEPCALQCQDSRVIINPSPVLVTLPGPIMTSFPQSTAVGSTSSAAVGTELNAQGQPISGGFGFGLGYGLGGLGCGYGRRGGYIC, from the exons ATGCCCCAAGGCCATGGAACAAGGCTGTCCCACCCCTCCAAGACCAGCATaaaagccagcccagagcctctCTCCCTCACACACTTCTCCTCacaccttctcctcctgctcctgctgacag CAGGGACCCTCCACACCACACCCATGGCCTGCAACAGCCTCTGCCGACCCTGCGGACCCAccccgctggccaacagctgcaacgagccctgtgccctgcaatgcCAGGACTCCCGCGTCATCAtcaacccttcccctgtgctggtcaccctgccaggacccatcatgacctccttcccccagagcaccgCCGTCGGATCCACCTCCTCGGCTGCCGTGGGCACTGAACTcaatgcccagggacagcccatctCTGGGGGATTTGGCTTTGGCCTTGGCTATGGGCTGGGAGGCCTGGGCTGTGGCTATGGCAGAAGGGGCGGCTACATCTGCTAA
- the LOC130249919 gene encoding feather beta keratin-like, with translation MACKLPQGHWTTLSRPSRTSIKASPEPLSLTHFSSHLLLLLTTSPGTLHTTPMACNSLCRPCGPTPLANSCNEPCALQCQDSRVIINPSPVLVTLPGPIMTSFPQSTAVGSTSSAAVGTELNAQGQPISGGFGFGLGYGLGGLGCGYGRRGGYIC, from the exons ATGGCTTGCAAATTGCCCCAAGGCCATTGGACCACGCTGTCCCGCCCCTCCAGAACCAGCATaaaagccagcccagagcctctCTCCCTCACACACTTCTCCTCacaccttctcctcctgctgacAACAAG TCCAGGGACCCTCCACACCACACCCATGGCCTGCAACAGCCTCTGCCGACCCTGCGGACCCAccccgctggccaacagctgcaacgagccctgtgccctgcaatgcCAGGACTCCCGCGTCATCAtcaacccttcccctgtgctggtcaccctgccaggacccatcatgacctccttcccccagagcaccgCCGTCGGATCCACCTCCTCGGCTGCCGTGGGCACTGAACTcaatgcccagggacagcccatctCTGGGGGATTTGGCTTTGGCCTTGGCTATGGGCTGGGAGGCCTGGGCTGTGGCTATGGCAGAAGGGGCGGCTACATCTGCTAA
- the LOC130249770 gene encoding feather beta keratin-like codes for MACNSLCRPCGPTPLANSCNEPCALQCQDSRVIINPSPVLVTLPGPIMTSFPQSTAVGSTSSAAVGTELNAQGQPISGGFGFGLGYGLGGLGCGYGRRGGYIC; via the coding sequence ATGGCCTGCAACAGCCTCTGCCGACCCTGCGGACCCAccccgctggccaacagctgcaacgagccctgtgccctgcaatgcCAGGACTCCCGCGTCATCAtcaacccttcccctgtgctggtcaccctgccaggacccatcatgacctccttcccccagagcaccgCCGTCGGATCCACCTCCTCGGCTGCCGTGGGCACTGAACTcaatgcccagggacagcccatctCTGGGGGATTTGGCTTTGGCCTTGGCTATGGGCTGGGAGGCCTGGGCTGTGGCTATGGCAGAAGGGGCGGCTACATCTGCTAA
- the LOC130249776 gene encoding feather beta keratin-like, which produces MACNSLCRPCGPTPLANSCNEPCALQCQDSRVIIDPSPVLVTLPGPIMTSFPQSTAVGSTSSAAVGTELNAQGQPISGGFGFGLGYGLGGLGCGYGRRGGYIC; this is translated from the coding sequence ATGGCCTGCAACAGCCTCTGCCGACCCTGCGGACCCAccccgctggccaacagctgcaacgagccctgtgccctgcaatgcCAGGACTCCCGCGTCATCATCgacccttcccctgtgctggtcaccctgccaggacccatcatgacctccttcccccagagcaccgCCGTCGGATCCACCTCCTCGGCTGCCGTGGGCACTGAACTcaatgcccagggacagcccatctCTGGGGGATTTGGCTTTGGCCTTGGCTATGGGCTGGGAGGCCTGGGCTGTGGCTATGGCAGAAGGGGCGGCTACATCTGCTAA
- the LOC130249771 gene encoding feather beta keratin-like, with the protein MACNSLCRPCGPTPLANSCNEPCALQCQDSRVIINPSPVLVTLPGPIMTSFPQSTAVGSTSSAAVGTELNAQGQPISGGFGFGLGYGLGFGFGLGYGLGGLGCGYGRRGGYIC; encoded by the exons ATGGCCTGCAACAGCCTCTGCCGACCCTGCGGACCCAccccgctggccaacagctgcaacgagccctgtgccctgcaatgcCAGGACTCCCGCGTCATCAtcaacccttcccctgtgctggtcaccctgccaggacccatcatgacctccttcccccagagcaccgCCGTCGGATCCACCTCCTCGGCTGCCGTGGGCACTGAACTcaatgcccagggacagcccatctCTGGGGGATTTGGCTTTGGCCTTGGCTATGGGCT GGGATTTGGCTTTGGCCTTGGCTATGGGCTGGGAGGCCTGGGCTGTGGCTATGGCAGAAGGGGCGGCTACATCTGCTAA
- the LOC130249916 gene encoding feather beta keratin-like → MTWTFHTTPMACNSLCRPCGPTPLANSCNEPCALQCQDSRVIINPSPSTVVGSTSSAAVGTELNAQGQPISGGFGFGLGYGLGGLGCGYGRRGGYIC, encoded by the exons ATGACCT GGACCTTCCACACCACACCCATGGCCTGCAACAGCCTCTGCCGACCCTGCGGACCCAccccgctggccaacagctgcaacgagccctgtgccctgcaatgcCAGGACTCCCGCGTCATCAtcaacccttcccct agcaccgTCGTCGGATCCACCTCCTCGGCTGCCGTGGGCACTGAACTcaatgcccagggacagcccatctCTGGGGGATTTGGCTTTGGCCTTGGCTATGGGCTGGGAGGCCTGGGCTGTGGCTATGGCAGAAGGGGCGGCTACATCTGCTAA
- the LOC130249912 gene encoding feather beta keratin-like: MASKLPQGHWTTLSRPSRTSIKASPEPLSLTHFSSHLLLLLTTSPGTLHTTPMACNSLCRPCGPTPLANSCNEPCALQCQDSRVIINPSPVLVTLPGPIMTSFPQSTAVGSTSSAAVGTELNAQGQPISGGFGFGLGYGLGGLGCGYGRRGGYIC, encoded by the exons ATGGCTTCCAAATTGCCCCAAGGCCATTGGACCACGCTGTCCCGCCCCTCCAGAACCAGCATaaaagccagcccagagcctctCTCCCTCACACACTTCTCCTCacaccttctcctcctgctgacAACAAG TCCAGGGACCCTCCACACCACACCCATGGCCTGCAACAGCCTCTGCCGACCCTGCGGACCCAccccgctggccaacagctgcaacgagccctgtgccctgcaatgcCAGGACTCCCGCGTCATCAtcaacccttcccctgtgctggtcaccctgccaggacccatcatgacctccttcccccagagcaccgCCGTCGGATCCACCTCCTCGGCTGCCGTGGGCACTGAACTcaatgcccagggacagcccatctCTGGGGGATTTGGCTTTGGCCTTGGCTATGGGCTGGGAGGCCTGGGCTGTGGCTATGGCAGAAGGGGCGGCTACATCTGCTAA
- the LOC130249779 gene encoding feather beta keratin-like produces MACNNICRPCGPTPLANSCNEPCALQCQDSRVIINPSPVLVTLPGPIMTSFPQSTAVGSTSSAAVGTELNAQGQPISGGFGFGLGYGLGFGFGLGYGLGGLGCGYGRRGGYIC; encoded by the exons ATGGCCTGCAACAACATCTGCCGACCCTGCGGACCCAccccgctggccaacagctgcaacgagccctgtgccctgcaatgcCAGGACTCCCGCGTCATCAtcaacccttcccctgtgctggtcaccctgccaggacccatcatgacctccttcccccagagcaccgCCGTCGGATCCACCTCCTCGGCTGCCGTGGGCACTGAACTcaatgcccagggacagcccatctCTGGGGGATTTGGCTTTGGCCTTGGCTATGGGCT GGGATTTGGCTTTGGCCTTGGCTATGGGCTGGGAGGCCTGGGCTGTGGCTATGGCAGAAGGGGCGGCTACATCTGCTAA